From a single Patagioenas fasciata isolate bPatFas1 chromosome 19, bPatFas1.hap1, whole genome shotgun sequence genomic region:
- the LOC136109946 gene encoding argininosuccinate lyase-like isoform X2: MAAEGDKLWGGRFSGSTDPVMEILNASITYDQRLAEVDIQGSMAYAKALEKAGILSKSELEKILSGLEKISEEWSKGVFVVTPTDEDIHTANERRLKELIGDIAGKLHTGRSRNDQVVTDLKLFMKNSLSVISTHLLQLIKTLVERAAVEIDVILPGYTHLQKAQPIRWSQFLLSHAVALTRDSERLGEVKRRINVLPLGSGALAGNPLEIDRELLRSELDFASISLNSMDAVSERDSVVEFLSVATLLMIHLSKMAEDLIIYSTSEFGFLTLSDAYSTGSSLMPQKKNPDSLELIRSKAGRVFGRLAAILMVLKGLPSTYNKDLQEDKEAVFDVVDTLNAVLQVATGVISTLQINKENMEKALSPEMLSTDLALYLVRKGMPFRQAHVASGKAVQLAESKGITLNNLSLDDLKSISPLFGSDVSQVFNVVNSVEQYTAMGGTAKSSVSAQIEQLRELLKRHKEQA; the protein is encoded by the exons ATGGCAGCCGAG gGGGATAAACTTTGGGGAGGAAGATTCAGTGGAAGCACAGATCCAGTCATGGAGATTCTCAATGCTTCCATTACCTATGATCAGAGACTGGCTGAAGTTGATATCCAGGGGAGCATGGCTTATGCCAAAGCCTTGGAGAAGGCTGGGATCCTGTCTAAAAGTGAGCTGGAAAAGATCCTGAGTGGCCTGGAAAAG ATCTCTGAGGAATGGTCTAAAGGAGTCTTTGTGGTGACCCCAACTGATGAGGATATCCACACTGCCAACGAACGCAGACTAAAG GAGCTGATTGGAGACATAGCTGGAAAGCTGCACACTGGAAGAAGCAGGAATGATCAG GTTGTGACCGACTTGAAGTTGTTCATGAAGAATTCGCTCTCTGTCATCTCCACTCACCTCCTGCAGCTCATTAAGACCCTGGTGGAACGCGCTGCCGT AGAAATCGATGTCATCCTCCCTGGCTACACCCACCTGCAGAAAGCTCAGCCCATCAGATGGAGCCAGTTCTTGCTCAG CCACGCTGTTGCTCTGACCCGTGATTCTGAACGCCTGGGAGAAGTGAAGAGGAGGATCAATGTCTTGCCTTTGGGAAG TGGTGCTCTGGCTGGCAACCCACTGGAAATTGACAGAGAGCTTCTGCGTAGTG AGCTGGACTTTGCCTCCATCAGCCTCAACAGCATGGATGCTGTTAGCGAGAGAGACTCTGTGG TGGAATTCCTCTCTGTTGCCACCCTGCTGATGATCCACCTCAGCAAGATGGCTGAAGATCTCATCATCTACAGTACCAGCGAGTTTGGCTTTCTGACCCTCTCTGATGCTTACAG CACTGGCAGCAGCCTGATGCCTCAGAAGAAGAATCCTGATAGCCTGGAACTGATCCGCAGCAAAGCTGGTCGTGTGTTTGGACGG TTGGCTGCCATCCTCATGGTGCTCAAAGGACTTCCAAGCACCTACAACAAGGATCTGCAG GAAGACAAGGAGGCCGTCTTTGATGTTGTGGACACCCTGAATGCCGTGCTCCAGGTTGCCACTGGAGTGATTTCTACCCTCCAG ATCAACAAGGAGAACATGGAGAAGGCTCTGAGCCCTGAGATGCTGTCAACTGACCTGGCTCTCTACTTGGTTCGTAAAGGA ATGCCATTCAGACAAGCCCACGTTGCCTCTGGGAAAGCTGTCCAACTTGCCGAGTCTAAAGGCATCACCCTCAATAATCTCAGCCTGGATGACCTGAAGAGCATCAG CCCCCTGTTTGGCAGCGATGTCTCCCAGGTCTTCAATGTTGTCAACAGCGTGGAGCAGTACACAGCCATGGGCGGCACCGCCAAGAGCAGCGTGTCTGCCCAGATcgagcagctgcgggagctgctgaAGAGACACAAGGAACAAGCTTAG
- the LOC136109947 gene encoding argininosuccinate lyase, which produces MAAEGDKMLGGRFVGSTDPVMEMLSASITIDQRLAEVDIQGSMAYAKALEKAGILSKSELEKTLSGLEKISEEWSKGVFVVTPTDEDIHTANERRLKELIGDIAGKLHTGRSRNDQVVTDLKLFMKNSLSVISTHLLQLIKTLVERAAIEIDVILPGYTHLQKAQPIRWSQFLLSHAVALTRDSERLGEIKKRINILPLGSGALAGNPLEIDRELLRSELDFASISLNSMDAVSERDSVVEFLSVATLLMIHLSKMAEDLIIYSTSEFGFLTLSDTYCSGSSVMPQKKNPDSLELIRSKAGRVFGRLAAILMVLKGLPSTYNKDLQEDKEAVFDVVDTLNAVLQVATGVISTLQINKENMEKALSPEILSSDLALYLVHKGMPFRQAHVASGKAVHLAESKGITLNNLSLDDLKSISPLFGSDVSQVFNVVNSVEQYTAMGGTAKSSVSAQIEQLRELLKRHKEQA; this is translated from the exons ATGGCAGCCGAG GGAGATAAAATGCTGGGAGGAAGGTTTGTAGGAAGCACAGATCCAGTCATGGAGATGCTCAGCGCTTCCATTACCATTGACCAGAGACTGGCTGAAGTTGATATCCAGGGGAGCATGGCTTATGCCAAAGCCTTGGAGAAGGCTGGGATCCTGTCTAAAAGTGAGCTGGAGAAGACCCTGAGTGGCCTGGAAAAG ATCTCTGAGGAATGGTCTAAAGGAGTCTTTGTGGTGACCCCAACTGATGAGGATATCCACACTGCCAACGAACGCAGACTAAAG GAGCTGATTGGAGACATAGCTGGAAAGCTGCACACTGGAAGAAGCAGGAATGATCAG GTTGTTACCGACTTGAAGCTGTTCATGAAGAATTCCCTCTCTGTCATCTCCACTCACCTCCTCCAGCTCATTAAGACCCTGGTGGAACGCGCTGCCAT AGAAATCGATGTCATCCTCCCTGGCTACACCCACCTGCAGAAAGCTCAGCCCATCAGATGGAGCCAGTTCTTGCTCAG ccatgctgTTGCTCTGACCCGTGATTCTGAGCGCCTGGGAGAGATAAAGAAGAGAATCAACATCTTGCCTTTGGGAAG TGGTGCTCTGGCTGGAAACCCACTGGAAATTGATAGAGAGCTTCTGCGAAGCG AGCTGGACTTTGCCTCCATCAGCCTCAACAGCATGGATGCTGTTAGCGAGAGAGACTCTGTGG TGGAATTCCTCTCTGTTGCCACCCTGCTGATGATCCACCTCAGCAAGATGGCTGAAGATCTCATCATCTACAGTACCAGCGAGTTTGGATTTCTGACCCTCTCTGACACTTACTG CTCTGGCAGCAGTGTGATGCCTCAGAAGAAGAATCCTGATAGCCTGGAACTGATCCGCAGCAAAGCTGGTCGTGTGTTTGGACGG ctggctgcCATCCTCATGGTGCTCAAAGGACTTCCAAGCACCTACAACAAGGATCTGCAG GAAGACAAGGAGGCCGTCTTTGATGTTGTGGACACCCTGAATGCCGTGCTCCAGGTTGCCACTGGAGTGATTTCTACCCTCCAG ATCAACAAGGAGAACATGGAGAAGGCACTGAGCCCTGAGATCCTATCATCTGACCTAGCTCTCTACTTGGTTCATAAAGGA ATGCCATTCAGACAAGCCCACGTTGCCTCTGGGAAGGCCGTCCACCTCGCCGAGTCTAAAGGCATCACCCTTAATAATCTCAGCCTGGATGACCTGAAGAGCATCAG CCCCCTGTTTGGCAGCGATGTCTCCCAGGTCTTCAATGTTGTCAACAGCGTGGAGCAGTACACAGCCATGGGCGGCACCGCCAAGAGCAGCGTGTCTGCCCAGATcgagcagctgcgggagctgctgaAGAGACACAAGGAACAAGCTTAG